Proteins found in one Asterias rubens chromosome 12, eAstRub1.3, whole genome shotgun sequence genomic segment:
- the LOC117297928 gene encoding NADH dehydrogenase [ubiquinone] 1 alpha subcomplex assembly factor 2-like, translating into MNFIRGIFRLGRSSKILVGTDHLGNKYFEIPERSTITTKERILKARRICEAKYSHADYEEGMIPMEWEAWVRGKRNDPPSHEEIMRREQMTVTVKKRAKELEAKDREKQLQDYKEGLVAEPAQTKQIGHASAPVFETSESGQSVSTGNEYEPAAWQPGQSSSKVK; encoded by the exons ATGAATTTTATCAGAGGTATCTTTCGGTTAGGGAGATCTTCCAAGATTCTTGTTGGTACTGATCATCTTGGAAACAAATACTTCGAGATTCCTGAAAGATCAACCATCACAACCAAGG AAAGGATATTGAAGGCAAGAAGGATCTGCGAGGCAAAGTATTCACATGCGGACTACGAGGAAGGGATGATTCCAATGGAATGGGAAG CATGGGTAAGAGGAAAGCGCAATGATCCGCCATCACATGAGGAGATCATGAGACGAGAACAGATGACGGTTACTGTCAAGAAAAGAGCCAAGGAACTTGAGGCTAAAGACCGAGAG AAACAGTTACAGGATTACAAGGAAGGGCTTGTAGCCGAACCAGCACAGACCAAGCAAATAG GTCACGCCTCAGCGCCTGTATTTGAGACATCGGAATCTGGTCAATCCGTCAGTACCGGGAACGAATATGAGCCAGCTGCTTGGCAACCAGGTCAATCATCATCAAAGGTCAAATGA